From Rhizobium tumorigenes, the proteins below share one genomic window:
- the cyoA gene encoding ubiquinol oxidase subunit II gives MSGIIAPEGPIAISEAKILFDATAIMLAVIVPVILGTIGFAWWFREGNQKAHYRADWTYSGHIELVVWSVPALVVLFLAGITWLGTHELDPFKPIASNQRPLNVQAISLDWKWLFVYPDEGVATVNHLVVPVGRPLHFSITSASVMNSLLIPQLGSQIYAMAGMVTQLNLKTDHAGTFRGQSAQFSGEGFSDMVFDVQSLPPDQYKTWADKARTDGNMLDEPAYSQLTQGNTPRLVQTFGKVQQGLFDKIVARSGGNFQPTNLAPATPTAMEMP, from the coding sequence ATGAGCGGTATCATCGCCCCAGAAGGCCCGATTGCCATCTCCGAGGCCAAAATCCTCTTCGATGCAACGGCGATCATGCTTGCCGTAATCGTTCCTGTTATTTTGGGGACGATCGGTTTTGCGTGGTGGTTCCGCGAAGGCAACCAAAAGGCCCACTACCGCGCCGACTGGACGTATTCAGGTCATATTGAATTGGTCGTTTGGTCTGTCCCGGCTTTGGTGGTGCTCTTTCTCGCTGGCATCACCTGGCTTGGGACCCATGAACTCGACCCTTTCAAGCCTATCGCTTCCAACCAGAGGCCCTTGAATGTCCAGGCGATCTCCCTCGACTGGAAGTGGCTGTTCGTCTACCCCGACGAAGGCGTGGCGACGGTCAACCACCTCGTCGTACCAGTCGGGCGTCCGCTGCATTTCTCCATCACCTCGGCGTCGGTGATGAACAGCCTGCTGATCCCCCAGCTTGGGAGCCAGATCTACGCGATGGCCGGGATGGTGACCCAGCTAAACCTCAAGACCGACCACGCGGGCACATTTCGCGGGCAGTCTGCGCAATTTAGCGGCGAAGGGTTTTCCGACATGGTCTTCGATGTCCAGTCCCTGCCGCCGGACCAGTACAAGACGTGGGCCGACAAGGCTCGAACCGATGGCAACATGCTTGACGAGCCCGCGTACTCGCAATTGACGCAAGGCAACACGCCACGGCTCGTCCAGACTTTTGGAAAGGTTCAGCAGGGTTTGTTCGACAAGATTGTCGCGAGATCCGGCGGGAATTTCCAGCCCACCAATCTGGCCCCGGCGACCCCGACAGCGATGGAGATGCCTTGA
- a CDS encoding SWIM zinc finger family protein codes for MRAVATVESFTRGLEYFRRGAVSSLERRGERTIAEVDGSELSPYAVTLELYDGGLGATRCSCSYDWGGACKHIVAVLLKYNEAPSAVPQRPSLADMISDLDRQALVALLVKRAGQDPGLEPWLEAELETATPGVRGKLASAVNSEVVMRQAERLLSGGYSRRRRWDDDVGAVDEEAFAALIDNARPFLDIGKGGDALKILVPLMEALVPAWREQADFDETLHEFFSPLGQLIAEAVLMCDLPPEERDDLMVRLDVWQGMLNDYGLDDYLQVAVDALDQGWDEIGLDDALAGRSRSWPPSGRSDWTTERLTRARLRVLDISGRIDAFLNLASAAGLHGDYAAMLVRLGRINEAGDYARRRFRSGEETFQLARLLKDAGHGDAALDLAEWGVNLACEGDGFAGAASLARWLRDNAGLLGRKKLAMVAARRAFEESLSFEDFEVAATLAGPEWIELRGALLSSLAAARHAWDRTRIYLSEDMIEEAIRFVDLDILPANPSDTVLMKLADVAHATHPDWVIEIAERMASSIMEAGQSGQYASAAQWLEKAALAYDAAGRFEDWTARIDFLIEKHRRKHKLRPLLVALRSPSGTL; via the coding sequence GTGCGCGCGGTGGCGACTGTCGAATCCTTTACGCGTGGCCTAGAGTATTTTCGTCGCGGTGCGGTTTCCAGCTTGGAGCGTCGTGGTGAGCGGACAATTGCCGAGGTCGACGGTAGCGAGCTCTCACCCTATGCCGTCACATTAGAACTTTATGACGGCGGTTTGGGCGCTACGCGTTGTTCCTGCTCGTATGACTGGGGCGGTGCCTGCAAACACATCGTCGCGGTGCTCCTCAAGTATAACGAGGCGCCTAGTGCGGTTCCCCAGCGTCCCTCTCTTGCTGACATGATTAGCGACCTTGATCGACAGGCTTTGGTGGCCCTGTTGGTCAAGAGGGCTGGACAGGATCCTGGGCTGGAACCCTGGCTCGAGGCAGAACTAGAAACCGCAACACCGGGCGTGAGGGGTAAGCTTGCAAGTGCTGTCAATTCGGAGGTCGTCATGCGGCAGGCGGAGCGGCTGTTGTCGGGAGGCTATTCGCGCCGGCGTCGCTGGGACGATGACGTGGGTGCCGTTGATGAAGAAGCCTTCGCAGCGCTGATCGACAACGCAAGGCCGTTCCTCGACATCGGCAAAGGAGGCGATGCTCTGAAGATTTTGGTGCCGCTGATGGAAGCGCTGGTGCCGGCCTGGAGAGAACAGGCTGATTTCGATGAGACGCTGCACGAGTTTTTCTCCCCGCTAGGACAGCTCATCGCCGAGGCAGTCCTCATGTGTGACCTCCCTCCGGAAGAACGCGATGACCTGATGGTCCGGCTCGATGTCTGGCAAGGTATGCTCAACGACTACGGGCTGGATGACTACCTGCAGGTTGCAGTCGATGCCCTCGATCAAGGGTGGGATGAGATCGGTCTTGACGATGCCTTGGCTGGGAGAAGCCGGTCCTGGCCGCCTTCGGGGCGAAGCGATTGGACGACCGAGCGGTTGACGCGAGCGCGGCTGCGTGTCCTCGATATCAGCGGACGGATCGACGCGTTCCTCAATCTTGCCAGCGCAGCAGGCCTCCATGGCGATTATGCCGCCATGTTGGTGCGGCTGGGACGCATCAATGAAGCGGGGGACTATGCACGCAGACGGTTCCGCTCTGGCGAGGAGACGTTCCAGCTTGCGCGCCTGCTCAAGGACGCCGGGCACGGTGATGCGGCGCTAGACCTTGCCGAGTGGGGCGTAAACCTGGCGTGTGAGGGCGACGGTTTCGCGGGGGCGGCCAGCTTGGCCCGTTGGCTGCGAGACAATGCCGGTTTGTTGGGACGAAAGAAGCTGGCGATGGTGGCGGCGCGGCGAGCCTTTGAGGAGAGCCTGTCGTTTGAGGATTTTGAAGTCGCAGCAACGTTGGCTGGGCCAGAGTGGATCGAACTTCGTGGCGCTCTGTTGAGCAGCCTCGCGGCTGCGCGTCATGCCTGGGACAGAACCAGGATCTACCTCAGCGAAGACATGATTGAGGAGGCTATACGGTTCGTCGATCTCGATATCTTGCCGGCAAATCCGTCCGACACGGTTTTGATGAAACTTGCGGACGTCGCGCATGCCACTCATCCGGACTGGGTGATCGAAATCGCCGAACGCATGGCAAGCAGTATCATGGAGGCTGGGCAATCGGGGCAATATGCGTCAGCGGCCCAATGGCTTGAAAAGGCTGCGCTTGCCTACGACGCCGCCGGCCGCTTTGAAGACTGGACCGCGAGGATCGATTTCCTGATTGAAAAGCATCGGCGCAAGCACAAGCTCAGACCGCTACTCGTGGCTTTGCGGTCGCCGTCTGGAACACTTTAA
- a CDS encoding alkaline phosphatase family protein has protein sequence MLHLVVSLSSQPMQRFIGLLCARGRQTLRRSGRTAITRDQFMFRSFRPLTLSLCFGTALATQPMPLQAATPASSQHVLIISIDGLHAVDLARYVKQNPASAMAKLTSMGTTYTNASTAVPSDSLTSVVSMMTGGTPRTTGIYYPEFYARNLSPAGSDCSVLGAHVILDESVDADPNAVDGGASKNGGSPIDVAKLPRDPAKKCAPVYPHDEVRVNTVFEVVKSHGMRTAWMDKHPAYEVINGPSGTGVDDLYLPEIHGIEVTLPAIMAYDDTKTEALKNEIRGFDHTGKNKVGVPALFGLNIQALNIAQKLPEGGYLDSNATPGPLIAEALKHTDASLQTVIETLKSENLTDTTTIILTAKHGQMPIARSELKTVSTSLLKGLIGDKMGANIQDDVMLVWLKDHSETEAVAKLMRAHPELGLGQILYGDALASVVGDSRTDPTAPDIIGLVNHGTVYAGKSMTTRGADHGGFSVEDTNVALVVAQPHAQARTITSPASLVQLAPSVLKLLGIEPNELQAVKVESTQILSGL, from the coding sequence GTGTTACATCTAGTTGTATCACTATCATCACAGCCAATGCAACGCTTCATAGGCTTGTTATGTGCGCGCGGTAGGCAAACCCTGCGTCGATCCGGGCGCACGGCCATCACAAGGGACCAATTTATGTTTCGTTCATTCCGCCCCCTCACTTTATCTCTTTGCTTTGGAACCGCACTCGCAACGCAGCCCATGCCGCTCCAAGCGGCGACGCCGGCTTCCTCCCAGCATGTGCTCATCATCAGCATCGATGGCCTTCATGCAGTCGACCTGGCCCGATATGTGAAGCAGAATCCCGCATCTGCGATGGCCAAGCTCACGTCGATGGGCACGACCTATACCAACGCCTCGACCGCTGTACCCTCGGATTCGCTGACATCCGTCGTCAGCATGATGACCGGCGGCACGCCGCGCACGACGGGCATCTACTATCCTGAATTCTATGCCCGCAATCTTTCACCCGCAGGATCTGACTGTTCCGTGCTGGGCGCACATGTCATTCTCGACGAGTCCGTCGATGCCGATCCGAACGCCGTCGATGGCGGTGCTTCCAAGAATGGCGGATCCCCAATCGATGTCGCCAAACTTCCGCGTGATCCCGCCAAGAAATGCGCGCCGGTCTACCCCCATGACGAAGTGCGCGTGAATACCGTGTTCGAAGTGGTTAAAAGCCATGGAATGCGGACAGCCTGGATGGACAAACACCCGGCCTACGAAGTCATCAATGGACCGTCAGGCACCGGAGTCGACGACCTTTATCTCCCGGAAATTCATGGCATCGAGGTGACGCTTCCCGCCATCATGGCGTATGACGACACAAAGACTGAAGCACTAAAAAACGAGATTCGTGGCTTCGACCACACCGGCAAGAACAAGGTCGGTGTCCCCGCACTGTTCGGCCTCAATATTCAGGCCCTCAATATCGCCCAGAAACTGCCGGAAGGCGGATATCTCGACAGCAACGCGACACCAGGTCCGCTCATTGCCGAGGCACTCAAGCACACCGACGCATCCTTGCAGACTGTCATCGAGACGCTGAAGAGCGAGAACCTCACCGATACCACGACTATTATCCTTACAGCGAAGCACGGGCAGATGCCGATCGCTCGCTCTGAATTGAAGACGGTCAGTACGTCTCTGCTCAAGGGATTGATCGGCGACAAGATGGGCGCCAACATTCAGGACGACGTGATGTTGGTCTGGTTGAAGGATCACAGCGAGACAGAGGCCGTTGCCAAGCTGATGCGGGCACATCCGGAACTGGGCCTCGGGCAGATCCTATACGGTGACGCGCTGGCCTCGGTGGTTGGCGATTCACGGACGGATCCTACCGCCCCCGACATCATCGGGTTGGTGAACCACGGAACCGTCTATGCCGGAAAGAGCATGACGACACGCGGCGCGGATCACGGTGGCTTCTCGGTGGAGGATACCAACGTGGCGCTCGTTGTGGCTCAGCCGCATGCACAAGCTCGCACAATCACATCGCCGGCAAGCCTGGTGCAGTTGGCCCCGTCCGTATTGAAACTGCTCGGCATAGAACCGAACGAGCTGCAGGCGGTGAAAGTGGAATCAACACAGATCCTATCGGGTCTGTAA
- the cyoB gene encoding cytochrome o ubiquinol oxidase subunit I, translating to MLGRLDWSAIPLDQPIPLIAAGIVSLTALALLGLVTVKGWWPYLWNEWITSVDHKRIGVMYVMLAFVMLMRGFVDAIMMRTQLALAANGAQGYLPPEHYNQIFSAHGTIMIFFVAMTFMVGLMNFAVPLQLGVRDVAFPVLNSVSFWLTAAGVLLINLSLVIGEFAKTGWLVYPPLSELTYSPGVGVDYYLWALQISGLGTLLSGINLTATILKLRAPGMGYMRMPIFCWTALASNLLIIAAFPILTATFAMLLLDRYLGFHFFTNDLGGNAMMYVNLIWAWGHPEVYILILPAFGVFSEVIATFSRKSLFGYRSMVAATMAICILSFLVWLHHFFTMGAGADVNAFFGIMTMIIAIPTGVKIFNWLFTLYGGRIHFGLPIYWALGFMVTFVIGGMSGVLLAIPPIDFNLHNSLFLVAHFHNVIIGGVLFGAFSGYNYWFPKAFGFKLNEPLGKAAFWCWFVGFYLAFMPLYLLGLMGATRRMQHYDDPTWQPLMIIALGGAVLILLGIVFTVLQLVVSIRNRDQNLDETGDPWNGRTLEWSTVSPPPAWNYAVLPKVTSLDAFWKTKQDGDSHDRSEPVEAIEVPQNTMIGITLSFFAVILGFAMIWHIWWMAIFGGLGLVVACLIYAWRTSTETEISAHDLAASGSFGHE from the coding sequence ATGCTCGGCAGACTTGACTGGAGCGCGATCCCCCTCGATCAACCTATCCCGCTGATCGCCGCAGGCATCGTCTCGCTGACGGCCCTTGCTTTGCTCGGCCTGGTTACTGTCAAAGGTTGGTGGCCCTACCTCTGGAACGAGTGGATCACCAGCGTTGATCACAAGCGGATCGGCGTTATGTATGTCATGCTGGCCTTCGTAATGCTGATGCGCGGCTTCGTGGACGCCATCATGATGCGCACCCAGTTGGCCCTGGCGGCAAACGGGGCGCAAGGGTACCTACCCCCTGAGCATTATAATCAGATATTTTCGGCCCACGGGACGATTATGATCTTCTTCGTTGCCATGACGTTCATGGTCGGCCTGATGAACTTTGCGGTTCCGTTGCAACTGGGCGTCAGGGATGTTGCCTTCCCCGTCCTGAATTCGGTCAGTTTCTGGCTGACGGCCGCTGGCGTCCTTCTCATCAATTTGTCGCTGGTCATCGGGGAGTTCGCAAAGACTGGATGGCTGGTCTATCCACCGTTGTCGGAGCTGACCTACTCTCCGGGTGTGGGCGTCGACTACTACCTGTGGGCGCTACAGATTTCTGGGCTGGGCACGCTTCTGTCCGGGATCAATTTGACGGCGACGATCCTGAAGCTGCGGGCTCCCGGCATGGGTTACATGCGCATGCCGATCTTCTGCTGGACGGCGCTCGCCTCGAACCTGCTGATCATCGCCGCCTTTCCAATCCTGACGGCCACCTTCGCGATGCTCCTGTTGGACCGATACCTTGGGTTCCACTTCTTTACCAACGACCTCGGCGGCAACGCGATGATGTACGTCAACCTGATTTGGGCATGGGGACATCCGGAGGTTTATATCCTCATCCTCCCCGCCTTCGGGGTCTTCTCGGAGGTAATCGCCACATTCTCGCGCAAGTCCCTGTTCGGGTACCGCTCGATGGTCGCCGCCACGATGGCGATCTGCATTCTGTCGTTTTTGGTCTGGCTGCACCACTTCTTCACGATGGGCGCTGGAGCCGACGTGAATGCCTTCTTCGGCATCATGACGATGATCATCGCAATACCGACGGGGGTCAAAATCTTCAACTGGCTGTTCACGCTCTATGGCGGGCGTATCCATTTCGGGCTTCCGATTTACTGGGCCCTGGGATTCATGGTGACCTTCGTCATCGGCGGAATGAGCGGCGTCCTGCTGGCAATCCCGCCGATCGACTTCAACCTGCACAACAGCCTGTTCCTCGTCGCGCATTTCCATAATGTCATTATAGGCGGCGTGCTGTTCGGGGCCTTCTCCGGCTATAACTACTGGTTCCCTAAGGCTTTCGGCTTCAAACTGAACGAGCCCCTTGGCAAGGCGGCATTCTGGTGCTGGTTCGTCGGCTTCTATCTGGCCTTTATGCCGCTCTATCTGCTTGGCCTGATGGGCGCGACACGGCGCATGCAACACTACGACGATCCGACGTGGCAGCCACTGATGATCATTGCCCTCGGTGGGGCAGTGCTGATCCTGCTCGGGATTGTCTTTACCGTCCTCCAGCTCGTCGTCAGCATCCGGAACCGCGATCAGAACCTCGACGAAACGGGCGATCCGTGGAACGGCCGCACGCTCGAATGGTCGACTGTCTCCCCGCCTCCAGCCTGGAACTATGCTGTCCTCCCCAAGGTGACGAGCCTGGATGCCTTCTGGAAGACAAAGCAAGATGGCGATAGCCATGACCGGAGCGAACCGGTGGAGGCCATCGAAGTCCCACAGAACACCATGATCGGCATCACCCTTTCCTTCTTCGCGGTCATCTTGGGGTTCGCGATGATCTGGCACATCTGGTGGATGGCAATCTTCGGCGGGCTGGGCCTTGTGGTGGCCTGCCTCATCTATGCATGGCGGACGTCCACGGAGACCGAAATTTCCGCTCACGACTTAGCCGCGAGTGGGAGCTTCGGGCATGAGTGA
- a CDS encoding type II toxin-antitoxin system Phd/YefM family antitoxin yields the protein MTSTVTAAAVSKNFGAYQDAAVREPVIITKNGRPRTVLIAYEDYVRLAKRDRRVELSPDLSEDDLAAIEASQMEPGLDHLNAELLTEKHAAD from the coding sequence ATGACATCTACTGTTACCGCTGCGGCGGTTTCGAAAAATTTTGGGGCCTACCAGGACGCTGCAGTTCGCGAGCCCGTCATTATCACCAAAAACGGCCGTCCGCGTACAGTGCTGATCGCCTATGAGGACTATGTCCGGCTGGCGAAGCGTGATCGTCGTGTAGAACTCTCACCGGACCTCAGTGAGGATGACCTCGCTGCCATTGAAGCATCGCAGATGGAACCGGGGCTGGATCATCTCAATGCCGAACTGTTGACGGAAAAGCATGCTGCCGACTGA
- a CDS encoding cation transporter — MRKKSAPHGQAATQRTDVDLARIVRWVAALNIGYFGIEFGVALSIGSVSLFADSLDFLEDASVNLLILIGLGWSVRNRARLGMLLAALLMVPGLATLWTAWSKLHSLSPPDPLSLTVTGAGALIVNLLCAFLLAPYLSHGGSLTKAAFLSARNDAIANIGIVVAGLITAFLWSSAWPDLIVGIGIAAMNADAARQVFKAAKEEHRFNVGA; from the coding sequence GTGAGGAAAAAATCAGCGCCCCATGGTCAGGCAGCGACCCAACGGACCGATGTCGACCTTGCAAGGATCGTCAGATGGGTTGCGGCGCTCAACATCGGTTACTTCGGGATCGAATTCGGCGTGGCCCTTTCCATTGGATCAGTTTCCCTCTTCGCTGACAGCTTGGACTTCCTTGAGGACGCCTCGGTCAATCTGCTGATTTTGATTGGGCTGGGTTGGAGCGTTCGAAATCGTGCCAGGCTCGGAATGCTGCTGGCGGCACTTTTGATGGTGCCAGGGCTGGCAACACTATGGACCGCTTGGAGCAAGCTCCACTCTCTTTCACCGCCTGACCCGCTGTCCCTGACCGTGACGGGCGCTGGCGCTTTGATCGTCAACCTCCTCTGCGCTTTCCTTCTAGCACCGTACCTAAGTCATGGCGGCAGTCTCACCAAGGCAGCCTTTTTGTCTGCGCGAAACGATGCGATCGCCAACATTGGAATCGTCGTAGCAGGGCTCATAACTGCGTTCCTGTGGTCGTCGGCGTGGCCAGATCTCATCGTTGGGATTGGCATTGCCGCAATGAACGCTGATGCCGCTCGGCAGGTCTTCAAAGCCGCCAAGGAAGAACACCGTTTCAATGTTGGGGCATAG
- a CDS encoding SDR family oxidoreductase, with protein sequence MTKHDQTLPPKLSRRAIVGGATAVMATVALASRQTNAAQPPAAVANEVKISNPTKLYPKPPFKSQTQPWPGLASKMDPKPDHGESSYKGSGRLAGRKALITGGDSGMGRAAAIAFAREGADVAISYLPDEEPDAREVIELIRQEGRVAVALPGDIRDEARCGKIVEEAVRQLGGLDILVNNASRQQQRPSLLDISSEDFDATMKTNLYAMFWLTKAALPHLPEGSAIIQTTSEQAYDPSEDLVDYAMTKAAMMSFTKSMAKQLGPKGIRVNGVAPGPIWTPLQVSGGATQVKLMSFGSNTPLGRPGQPAELASIYVQLAAADASYATGQVYGAAGGSGQP encoded by the coding sequence ATGACCAAGCATGACCAGACGTTGCCACCAAAGCTGTCCCGCAGGGCCATAGTTGGCGGTGCTACTGCAGTCATGGCAACTGTAGCTTTGGCATCACGCCAAACAAACGCAGCGCAACCACCTGCCGCAGTTGCGAATGAGGTCAAAATCAGCAACCCGACAAAGCTCTATCCAAAGCCACCGTTCAAATCGCAGACGCAGCCTTGGCCTGGCCTCGCCAGCAAGATGGACCCCAAGCCAGATCACGGCGAGAGCAGCTACAAAGGATCGGGAAGGCTTGCCGGCCGCAAGGCACTGATCACCGGGGGGGACTCCGGCATGGGGCGTGCGGCAGCCATAGCATTTGCGCGTGAAGGTGCGGATGTGGCGATCAGCTATCTGCCGGATGAAGAGCCTGACGCGCGCGAAGTCATCGAATTGATCAGACAAGAGGGCAGGGTGGCCGTGGCATTGCCCGGCGACATCCGAGACGAAGCTCGTTGCGGCAAGATTGTCGAGGAGGCGGTGCGCCAGCTTGGTGGTCTTGATATCCTCGTCAACAATGCCAGTCGGCAACAACAGCGTCCGTCGCTCCTCGATATATCCAGCGAAGACTTTGATGCAACAATGAAGACTAACCTCTACGCGATGTTTTGGCTGACCAAGGCCGCATTGCCGCATCTGCCTGAAGGATCGGCAATTATACAGACAACGTCGGAACAGGCTTACGACCCATCCGAAGACCTGGTCGATTACGCGATGACGAAGGCTGCGATGATGTCCTTCACCAAGTCGATGGCAAAGCAGCTCGGCCCCAAAGGCATCCGCGTCAATGGCGTCGCCCCTGGGCCGATCTGGACACCGTTGCAGGTGAGTGGCGGCGCCACGCAAGTCAAACTCATGTCCTTTGGTAGCAACACCCCGCTTGGCCGGCCCGGCCAGCCTGCCGAATTGGCGTCGATCTACGTCCAACTCGCCGCTGCCGATGCGAGTTATGCGACAGGTCAGGTTTACGGGGCAGCCGGCGGTAGCGGCCAGCCTTAA
- a CDS encoding Chromate resistance protein ChrB: MTSLTWLLLTYKVPSEPSRYRVSFWRRLKGMGAVYLQNGVCLLPKTDEHVRHIKLLENELAQIQGEAVILETIALDKSQEDKVVGRFKADRDEQYREFLGKCTDFDAEIAKETADGHFTYAELEENDADLKKLQTWLEKIRKLDFYGADLAAEAERRLAECEALLDSYARQVYDAQDENR, from the coding sequence ATGACATCTCTCACTTGGCTTCTCCTAACCTATAAGGTTCCTTCCGAACCGTCGCGTTACCGCGTCAGCTTTTGGCGCCGGCTTAAAGGCATGGGCGCGGTTTATCTTCAAAACGGCGTTTGCCTTCTGCCGAAGACCGACGAGCATGTCCGTCACATCAAGCTCTTGGAAAACGAGCTCGCGCAGATCCAGGGCGAAGCTGTCATCCTGGAAACCATCGCCCTTGATAAATCGCAAGAAGATAAGGTTGTAGGCCGCTTTAAAGCCGACCGTGACGAACAATATCGGGAATTCCTCGGCAAATGCACCGACTTCGATGCGGAAATAGCCAAGGAAACAGCCGATGGCCATTTCACCTATGCTGAGCTGGAGGAGAATGATGCCGATCTGAAGAAACTCCAGACTTGGCTGGAAAAAATCAGAAAGCTCGACTTCTACGGTGCGGATTTGGCTGCAGAGGCCGAGCGGCGGCTCGCCGAATGTGAAGCGCTATTGGATAGCTATGCGCGCCAGGTTTACGACGCGCAGGATGAGAACCGGTGA
- a CDS encoding plasmid maintenance toxin (PemK-like), whose product MLPTEPRVGWLFRYSYLWHWQHLEGREEGDKDRPVLVLAIVATLEDGTPAVRVLPITHSPPSDPQDAVEIPAATKRRLELDDERSWIVLTESNRFVWPGPDVRPIDQESGYYGALPPALFEEIKRRFVELARAQRHRATARSE is encoded by the coding sequence ATGCTGCCGACTGAACCCAGGGTTGGCTGGCTGTTTCGATATTCGTATCTCTGGCATTGGCAGCATCTCGAAGGCCGTGAGGAAGGCGATAAGGACCGGCCCGTCCTGGTTCTGGCAATCGTCGCCACGTTGGAAGACGGAACGCCGGCGGTGCGGGTTTTGCCAATCACACATTCGCCGCCATCCGATCCACAAGATGCTGTCGAAATCCCGGCCGCCACCAAGCGTCGCCTCGAGCTCGACGATGAGCGCTCCTGGATTGTTCTGACCGAAAGCAACCGCTTTGTCTGGCCTGGACCGGACGTCAGGCCGATCGACCAAGAAAGCGGCTACTACGGGGCATTGCCACCGGCGCTGTTTGAAGAGATCAAACGCCGGTTCGTCGAATTGGCGCGGGCACAGCGCCACCGTGCTACGGCCCGAAGCGAGTAG